The genomic DNA ATTTGTTGTTTTCCACAATCAATTTCTACCTATTTCTATAAATTTCAATCTATTTCTATTATCTTATCTCCATATCACTCTTATCTCCTTATCCCCTTTCTTACACTTTTGATATATAGCCTGAACAGTTACAAAAAACCCAACCTTCGCAATGATAAGATTGGGTTTTAATTTTTTCTTTCTTTCCCGCGAAAGTAATGCTCCATAATAGGTAATCGACCGGACTCATCATTTTTTAAATGATATTACCGTTGCGGGGCAGTGCCTTGAATCTCACAAGGACTTCCTTTACCTATCTGACTATTTTCTATTATTTATAGCATATCACTCATTGTTTGTCAACTAAAATTTTTAAATTTTTGTTGACAAGTTAGTTTATTTATGTTACCATTTGGTCGAAGTAAAATAAAACTGCTAATAGGCAAGATAATCTAAGGTTAGGCAAAAGGATAGAAAATGCCAAGGAAGATTAGGGAGCTCATAAGAGATTTACAAAAAGCAGGTTTTGTTGACAGAGGTGGCAAAGGAGATCATCGTAACTTTACTCATCCAAATGTCACGAAGCCGATTACTATTTCAGGGAAAGAAGGCGATGACGCAAAGCACTATCAAGAAAAAGCTGTCCGCCTTGCCATAGAGGAGGCTAAGAAATGAATGAAGAATCTAGATATGTAAAGATTGTGGAGTGGTCTGATGAAGATGGGTGCTTCATAGGCAGTTGTCCAGAGCTTTTCTACGGAGGGTGCCATGGAGATAATGAATACAGGGTTTTCGACGAGTTATGCCAGATTGTAGCAGAAACGATAAGAATTTATCGACAGGATGGTAAACCGCTACCTTCTCCACTTTCTGGTAGAGAGTTGGTGAATACACTCCAGAAGGTTGCCTAACCAGGCGTTGCAGTGGACAGCGGGGAACTGTGCCCTGATTGAAAGTTTTGTAAGCGTTCAGGTGGTGTAACAAAAGGAGATGTGGAGATTAAGGAGATAGGGAGATATTATTAAAAAAATTGAAATTAATAGAAACTAATAGAAATTTATGGAAATTTGTTGTTTTCCACAATCAATTTCTACCTATTTCTATAAATTTCAATCTATTTCTATTATCTTATCTCCATATCACTCTTATCTCCTTATCCCCTTTCTTACACTTTTGATATATAGCCTGAACGGTTACAAAGTTTTGTAGTATTTCAATGGGTAATTATGCTTACAAAGTTTATTGGATTATCACAGCCTACATTGCCAGAAGGCTGGCGGAAAGAGAAATCAATACGAAAAGATTTGTTTGAACTACCGCTCAAGGCAGATATGCATCTTGTGGGTCATAACCCATAATTGATCGTTAAGATAAGAATCTCAGGCAGGAAAGAGTCTATAGAGATGGCTCTGGCGCGTTGTATCAGCTGTTTCATGTGAGGCAGGATTGCACGCAGGAGCCATTTGGACAAGATATTGTAGTGTTGAGTAAGTTTTGCACGGCGTATCATCAGATTTCATAACCTGCAAACGGATAATTGGTAACTGGTAATTGGTTAAATAGTTTCGTCCTGAGCTCAGCCGGTAATTCCTCAGTTATCAGTGATAAAAACTAAATAGAAATTTTCTCTCGCAAAGACGCAAAGTTCGCAAAGATTATAATTTATTCCTTTGCGTTCTTTGCGCCTTAGCGAGAAATTTAATCTTTATGCCTTTCTCCCATCAATAACTGTCCGATTACCTCAGCCGAACGGTATTTAATTACCAGTTACCAATTACCAGTTACCA from bacterium includes the following:
- a CDS encoding type II toxin-antitoxin system HicB family antitoxin yields the protein MNEESRYVKIVEWSDEDGCFIGSCPELFYGGCHGDNEYRVFDELCQIVAETIRIYRQDGKPLPSPLSGRELVNTLQKVA
- a CDS encoding type II toxin-antitoxin system HicA family toxin produces the protein MPRKIRELIRDLQKAGFVDRGGKGDHRNFTHPNVTKPITISGKEGDDAKHYQEKAVRLAIEEAKK